In the Paludisphaera rhizosphaerae genome, one interval contains:
- a CDS encoding M13 family metallopeptidase produces MLASAVVAPVAHADDASPVRSGVDKSGLDKAVRPQDDFFRYINGSWIQKTEIPPDKSRWGTFDKLIDESDAAIRTIVEESQRTDAPAGSEARKVGDLYKSFMDEARVEALGVKPIADDLAKVDVLTDKAGLVALLGTLQREGAGGLFGAGVSVDAKKSDQYVTYMGQGGISLPDESYYRDPKYQEVRDKFIAHVAAMFKLAGVSDAEAQAARVLELETKIAKHHWDRVKRRDRSLTYNKKSFAELETLAPAVDWKTWFANLGAPNLEEVVIAEPDFLSAASTLITEVPIEDWKTWLRWHLIHDAAPVLSKPFVDENFAFFRKALSGTPEQEPRWKRGVGVVSGAMGEAVGRLYVERHFPPAAKTRMKELVDNLIAAYREDISKLDWMSPETRAKALDKLAKFTPKIGYPDKWRDYSKLETKPDDLLGNIRRAAAFENDRDFSKLGKPIDRTEWGMTPHTVNAYYNSSLNEIVFPAAILQPPFFDLAADDAVNYGAIGAVIGHEIGHGFDDQGSKSDGDGNMVNWWTDADRKEFDARSQKLIEQYNGFEPAQLPGQKVNGALTIGENIGDLGGLTIAYQAYKMSLNGKEAPVIDGLTGDQRFFIGWAQAWRGKIRDAELSRRLTVDPHSPAEFRCNGVLRNLPAFYSAFDVKEGDKLWLPPQDRVRIW; encoded by the coding sequence ATTCTCGCATCGGCCGTCGTCGCCCCCGTCGCCCACGCCGACGACGCCTCGCCGGTCCGGTCGGGAGTCGACAAGTCCGGCTTAGACAAGGCCGTCCGTCCTCAGGACGACTTCTTTCGGTACATCAACGGCTCGTGGATCCAGAAGACCGAGATCCCGCCCGACAAGTCGCGCTGGGGGACCTTCGACAAGCTGATCGACGAGAGCGACGCCGCCATCCGCACCATCGTGGAAGAGTCGCAGCGAACCGACGCCCCGGCCGGCTCCGAGGCACGCAAGGTCGGCGACCTCTACAAGAGCTTCATGGACGAGGCCCGTGTTGAGGCCCTGGGCGTCAAGCCGATCGCCGACGACCTGGCGAAGGTCGACGTCCTGACGGATAAGGCCGGCCTGGTCGCGTTGCTCGGAACGCTGCAGCGGGAGGGGGCGGGCGGCCTCTTCGGCGCTGGGGTGAGCGTCGATGCGAAGAAGTCCGACCAGTACGTCACGTACATGGGGCAGGGGGGTATCAGTCTCCCCGACGAGTCCTACTATCGCGACCCGAAGTACCAGGAGGTCCGCGACAAGTTCATCGCCCACGTCGCCGCGATGTTCAAGCTGGCAGGCGTCTCGGATGCCGAGGCCCAGGCGGCTCGAGTCCTGGAACTCGAAACGAAGATCGCCAAGCACCATTGGGACCGCGTCAAGCGTCGCGATCGGTCGCTCACGTACAACAAGAAGTCCTTTGCTGAGCTGGAAACCCTCGCCCCTGCCGTCGACTGGAAGACCTGGTTCGCGAATCTCGGGGCTCCCAATCTCGAAGAAGTCGTGATCGCCGAGCCCGACTTCCTCTCCGCAGCCTCGACGCTCATAACCGAAGTCCCGATCGAGGATTGGAAGACCTGGCTGCGCTGGCACCTGATCCACGATGCCGCGCCAGTCCTCAGCAAGCCGTTCGTCGACGAGAACTTTGCGTTCTTCCGGAAGGCTCTTTCCGGTACCCCGGAGCAGGAGCCCCGCTGGAAGCGCGGAGTCGGCGTGGTCTCGGGCGCGATGGGCGAGGCCGTCGGTCGGCTTTACGTCGAGCGGCACTTCCCGCCGGCCGCTAAGACTCGCATGAAGGAACTGGTCGACAACCTGATCGCCGCCTATCGCGAGGACATCTCCAAGCTCGACTGGATGAGCCCCGAGACCCGCGCCAAGGCTCTGGACAAGCTCGCCAAGTTCACCCCCAAGATCGGCTACCCGGACAAGTGGCGCGATTACTCGAAGTTGGAGACCAAGCCCGACGACCTGCTGGGGAACATCCGACGGGCCGCCGCATTCGAGAACGACCGTGACTTCTCCAAGCTCGGCAAGCCGATCGACCGGACCGAATGGGGAATGACGCCTCACACGGTCAACGCCTATTACAACTCCAGTCTCAACGAGATCGTCTTCCCCGCGGCCATCCTCCAGCCCCCGTTCTTCGACCTGGCGGCGGACGACGCCGTGAATTACGGGGCCATCGGGGCCGTCATCGGCCATGAGATCGGCCACGGATTCGACGACCAGGGCTCCAAGTCCGACGGCGACGGCAACATGGTCAACTGGTGGACCGACGCCGACCGCAAGGAATTCGACGCCCGTTCGCAGAAGCTCATCGAGCAGTACAACGGCTTCGAGCCGGCTCAACTGCCGGGTCAGAAGGTCAACGGCGCGCTGACGATCGGCGAGAACATCGGCGACCTCGGCGGCCTGACGATCGCCTACCAGGCGTACAAGATGTCGCTGAACGGCAAGGAGGCCCCGGTGATCGACGGCCTCACCGGCGACCAGCGGTTCTTCATCGGCTGGGCGCAAGCCTGGCGCGGCAAGATCCGCGACGCCGAGCTGTCACGCCGGCTGACCGTCGACCCGCACTCCCCGGCCGAGTTCCGCTGCAACGGCGTTCTCCGCAACCTCCCCGCCTTCTACTCGGCCTTCGACGTGAAGGAAGGGGATAAGCTCTGGCTGCCGCCGCAGGATCGCGTCCGCATCTGGTGA
- a CDS encoding ThuA domain-containing protein, with amino-acid sequence MTRFRLSGLAALILAASAATVAAAEPTKIVLLAGRPSHGPGQHEFNAGCKLLAKCLAGVPGVEPVVVAGGWPKDESVFDGAKALIFFMDGGGNHPAIQGDHLAKLQKLADKGVGLGFMHYAVEVPKGEPGAKFQDWIGGYYETGFSTNPHWKAAIESLPEHAITRGVQPFGVVDEWYYNIRFRPEMKGVTPILVAKPDDATRDTPRTSPAGPYKHIQEAKGRPEVLAWAVERPDGGRGFGFTGGHAHVNWGDPNFRKLALNAIVWTAGMDVPSEGVASSVSAEELKANLDPKGK; translated from the coding sequence ATGACCCGATTCCGACTCTCCGGGCTCGCCGCCCTGATTCTCGCGGCCTCGGCCGCGACCGTCGCAGCCGCGGAGCCCACGAAAATCGTCCTGCTCGCCGGCCGGCCCAGCCACGGCCCCGGTCAGCATGAGTTCAACGCCGGCTGCAAACTGCTGGCCAAGTGCCTCGCGGGCGTCCCGGGCGTCGAGCCCGTGGTCGTCGCCGGCGGCTGGCCCAAGGATGAATCCGTCTTCGACGGCGCCAAGGCCCTCATCTTCTTCATGGACGGCGGCGGCAACCATCCTGCCATCCAGGGCGATCATCTCGCCAAGCTTCAGAAGCTCGCCGACAAGGGCGTCGGCCTGGGCTTCATGCATTACGCCGTCGAGGTCCCCAAGGGAGAGCCCGGCGCGAAGTTTCAGGACTGGATCGGCGGCTACTACGAGACCGGCTTCTCCACCAACCCTCACTGGAAGGCCGCCATCGAAAGCCTTCCCGAACACGCGATCACCCGGGGCGTCCAGCCGTTCGGCGTGGTCGACGAATGGTATTACAACATCCGATTCCGCCCCGAAATGAAGGGCGTGACCCCCATCCTCGTCGCCAAGCCTGACGACGCCACGCGCGACACGCCCCGCACCTCGCCGGCAGGCCCCTACAAGCACATCCAGGAAGCCAAGGGGCGACCCGAGGTTCTCGCCTGGGCCGTCGAGCGTCCCGACGGCGGCCGAGGATTCGGGTTCACCGGAGGACACGCCCACGTCAACTGGGGGGACCCCAACTTCCGCAAGCTGGCTCTCAACGCGATCGTCTGGACGGCCGGCATGGACGTTCCCTCGGAAGGCGTTGCTTCGAGCGTTTCGGCCGAGGAGTTGAAGGCCAATCTCGATCCCAAGGGGAAGTGA
- a CDS encoding Gfo/Idh/MocA family protein: protein MTGPNRRTFLQTSSAAFAGLGLLGNAHARGNDVIKVGLVGCGGRGSGAADNICEAAGTTYNIKLHAMADAFEDNLKNCRERLRNDPTSKEKFDVADERCFVGFDGYQKVIECCDLVILATPPGFRPGHIEAVIKAGKHLFTEKPVAVDGTGIRKVLAAAEEAKAKKLSVVAGTQRRHQPGYIESMKRIHDGVIGDVVGGQVYWNQGAIWARKRKPEWSDTEYQVRNWYHFVWLCGDHIVEQHVHNLDVANWAIGAHPVACVGMGGRQNVVGPENGQSYDHFAVDYEYPNDVHVMSMCRQIPNTAANVSETIVGSKGQFRSGGYRFSGSNKERLRIQDGNAYVHEHTHLLESIVSGQPINELRQVAESTLTAIMGRMSAYTGQRVEWEQALNSKLDTFPKNLDMKGAMSEPEFPRPGVTELI, encoded by the coding sequence ATGACCGGTCCCAATCGACGAACTTTCCTGCAGACCTCGTCCGCGGCCTTCGCCGGTCTCGGACTCCTGGGCAACGCCCACGCTCGCGGCAACGACGTGATCAAGGTCGGCCTCGTGGGTTGCGGCGGCCGCGGCAGCGGCGCGGCGGACAACATCTGCGAAGCCGCCGGCACCACATACAACATCAAGCTTCACGCGATGGCCGACGCTTTTGAGGACAACCTCAAGAACTGTCGCGAGCGGCTTCGCAACGACCCGACCTCGAAGGAGAAGTTCGACGTCGCCGACGAGCGCTGCTTCGTCGGCTTCGACGGCTACCAGAAGGTCATCGAGTGCTGCGACCTGGTGATCCTGGCGACCCCGCCGGGCTTCCGCCCCGGTCACATCGAGGCCGTCATCAAGGCCGGCAAGCACCTCTTCACCGAGAAGCCGGTCGCCGTCGACGGCACCGGCATCCGCAAGGTGCTCGCCGCCGCCGAGGAAGCCAAGGCCAAGAAACTGTCGGTCGTCGCCGGCACCCAGCGTCGGCACCAGCCGGGCTACATTGAGAGCATGAAGCGGATCCACGACGGCGTCATCGGCGACGTCGTCGGCGGTCAGGTCTACTGGAACCAGGGCGCCATCTGGGCCCGCAAGCGCAAGCCCGAATGGAGCGACACCGAGTACCAGGTCCGCAACTGGTACCACTTCGTCTGGCTCTGCGGCGACCACATCGTCGAGCAGCACGTCCACAACCTGGACGTCGCCAACTGGGCCATCGGCGCGCACCCGGTCGCCTGCGTCGGCATGGGCGGCCGCCAGAACGTCGTCGGCCCCGAGAACGGCCAGAGCTACGACCACTTCGCGGTCGACTACGAGTACCCCAACGACGTTCACGTCATGTCGATGTGCCGTCAGATCCCCAACACCGCCGCCAACGTTTCCGAGACGATCGTCGGCAGCAAGGGGCAGTTCCGCAGCGGCGGCTACCGCTTCAGCGGCTCCAACAAGGAACGCCTCCGCATCCAGGACGGCAACGCCTACGTTCACGAACACACGCACCTGCTGGAAAGCATCGTCTCCGGCCAGCCGATCAACGAGCTGCGTCAGGTCGCCGAGAGCACGCTGACGGCGATCATGGGTCGGATGTCGGCTTACACCGGCCAGCGCGTCGAGTGGGAGCAGGCCCTCAACTCCAAGCTCGATACGTTCCCCAAGAACCTGGACATGAAGGGCGCGATGTCCGAGCCCGAATTCCCGCGTCCGGGCGTCACCGAGCTGATCTGA
- a CDS encoding formylglycine-generating enzyme family protein: MSRSTHAPRAASAFGLALAVALAYAGSAAGQAPVVKTEAEMKAYTQAIPGVDVKFDLVPIPGGEFVMGSPNTEAKRGDDEGPQHKVAIAPFWMGAREVTWDEYDLFCFSLDLKKKQREGVDLKSQVDTEMKADAVTRPTPPYADMTFGYGHRGQPAICITHHSAMEYCRWLSEKTGLTYRLPTEAEWEYACRAGAKTAYFFGDDPEGLEEYAWYVENAEKPQPVGKKKPSPWGLYDIHGNVAEWCLDHYVPDFYKQFAGDKVTLEPFAAPTAKEYPYVARGGSWDDDAEKLRSAARRGSDLEWSVQDPQRPQSIWWHTDAHFIGFRVIRPLNEQESLKGIKSLVVKGKGTR, from the coding sequence GTGAGCCGCTCGACGCATGCCCCCCGCGCCGCCTCCGCCTTCGGCCTGGCGCTCGCCGTCGCCCTGGCCTATGCCGGGTCGGCCGCGGGCCAGGCGCCCGTTGTGAAGACTGAAGCCGAAATGAAGGCCTACACCCAGGCCATCCCCGGCGTCGACGTGAAGTTCGACCTGGTTCCCATCCCGGGCGGCGAGTTCGTCATGGGGAGCCCCAACACCGAGGCGAAGCGCGGCGACGACGAAGGGCCTCAGCACAAGGTCGCCATCGCCCCCTTCTGGATGGGCGCCCGAGAGGTCACCTGGGACGAATACGACCTCTTCTGCTTCTCGCTGGACCTCAAGAAGAAGCAGCGCGAGGGGGTGGACCTCAAGAGCCAGGTTGATACCGAGATGAAGGCCGACGCCGTCACCCGGCCGACCCCGCCTTACGCCGACATGACCTTCGGCTACGGCCACCGCGGTCAGCCCGCGATCTGCATCACCCACCACTCGGCCATGGAATACTGCCGGTGGCTTTCCGAGAAGACTGGCCTGACCTACCGCCTCCCGACTGAGGCCGAGTGGGAGTACGCCTGCCGCGCCGGCGCCAAGACGGCCTACTTCTTCGGGGACGACCCGGAGGGGCTTGAGGAGTACGCCTGGTACGTTGAGAACGCCGAGAAGCCCCAGCCGGTCGGCAAGAAGAAGCCCAGCCCGTGGGGTCTCTACGACATCCACGGCAACGTCGCTGAGTGGTGCCTGGACCACTACGTCCCCGACTTCTACAAGCAGTTCGCGGGCGACAAGGTCACGCTGGAGCCGTTCGCGGCGCCCACCGCCAAGGAATACCCGTACGTCGCCCGGGGCGGCTCGTGGGACGACGATGCGGAGAAGCTCCGCAGCGCCGCCCGTCGCGGGTCCGACCTTGAGTGGAGCGTGCAGGATCCGCAACGTCCGCAGAGCATCTGGTGGCACACGGACGCCCATTTTATTGGCTTCCGCGTCATCCGCCCGCTGAACGAGCAGGAGTCCCTCAAGGGAATCAAGTCGCTCGTCGTTAAGGGGAAGGGGACCCGCTGA
- a CDS encoding FAD:protein FMN transferase, with protein sequence MAPSPMSVRLSALVLISMFVGTGTAGEPMRFEFVETHMGSSFRILLYSTDEAAARSASRAAFDRIARLDTVLSDYDVDSELSRLSAAAGGPATRVGPELLDVLTKFRYWYEKTEGRLDPTIAPVGRLWRRARRERILPAPDKIAEALPLVGMDKLVIDQAAETVQLKKPGMKLDVGGIAKGYASQAAIDVLRARGIDRALVAGAGDIVVSGPPPGSEGWTIGVASLEPSKTPPDIYLSLKDCAVSTSGDAERFVVIDGRRYSHIIDPKTGRAIEDRASVTVVAPDGTTADVLETTAYMMGPEKGLAFIDSISGAAGVFTRETPEGIKRFESARFKDVPRAQPQPAP encoded by the coding sequence GTGGCTCCATCACCCATGAGCGTTCGCCTGAGCGCTTTGGTCCTGATTTCGATGTTCGTCGGCACCGGAACGGCGGGCGAGCCCATGCGTTTCGAGTTCGTCGAGACGCACATGGGGAGCTCGTTCAGAATTCTCTTATACTCCACGGATGAAGCCGCCGCCAGAAGCGCGTCCCGCGCCGCCTTCGATCGGATCGCTCGACTCGATACGGTCCTCAGTGATTACGACGTCGACAGCGAACTTTCGCGTCTCAGCGCGGCCGCCGGCGGCCCGGCGACGCGGGTTGGGCCGGAACTCCTCGATGTTCTGACGAAATTTCGATACTGGTACGAAAAGACCGAGGGACGGCTCGATCCGACGATCGCGCCGGTGGGTCGGCTTTGGAGGCGGGCGCGACGAGAGCGGATTCTCCCCGCCCCGGACAAGATCGCCGAGGCCCTCCCTCTGGTCGGCATGGATAAGTTGGTCATCGATCAGGCGGCCGAAACCGTCCAGCTCAAGAAACCGGGGATGAAGCTGGACGTCGGCGGCATCGCCAAGGGGTATGCCTCGCAAGCCGCGATCGACGTGCTGCGAGCCCGGGGGATCGACCGGGCTCTCGTCGCGGGTGCAGGCGACATCGTCGTCTCAGGGCCGCCGCCGGGGTCCGAAGGATGGACGATCGGCGTCGCCAGCCTTGAGCCGTCGAAGACCCCTCCGGACATCTACCTTTCGTTGAAGGACTGCGCCGTCTCGACCTCGGGCGACGCCGAACGGTTCGTGGTCATCGACGGCCGCCGATATTCCCACATCATCGATCCGAAGACCGGCCGGGCGATCGAGGATCGAGCGAGCGTCACGGTCGTCGCCCCTGACGGCACGACCGCGGACGTTCTGGAAACGACGGCCTACATGATGGGCCCCGAGAAGGGGCTGGCCTTCATCGATTCGATCTCCGGCGCAGCGGGTGTCTTCACCCGCGAAACGCCGGAGGGGATCAAGCGGTTCGAGTCCGCCCGGTTCAAGGATGTTCCCCGGGCGCAGCCTCAACCCGCTCCTTGA
- the mscL gene encoding large conductance mechanosensitive channel protein MscL, producing the protein MENRNFDPTKEAWSLLEQFKKFAFKGNVVDLAVGVVIGTAFGKIVDSLVKSIIMPLLSVVLPANQGYQNWAWTIHGKSIPYGHFLAEVVNFLIVAAALFFFVVKFLGWLTRNRREEEASPTPPLTKDQMLLEQIRDLLKERVEAAPGEHP; encoded by the coding sequence ATGGAGAACAGGAACTTCGACCCTACAAAAGAGGCCTGGTCGCTCCTCGAACAGTTCAAGAAGTTCGCATTCAAGGGCAACGTCGTCGATCTGGCCGTGGGCGTGGTGATCGGAACAGCGTTCGGGAAGATCGTCGACTCGCTCGTGAAGAGCATCATCATGCCCTTGCTGAGCGTCGTCTTGCCGGCCAATCAGGGGTATCAGAACTGGGCGTGGACCATCCACGGGAAGTCCATTCCTTACGGCCACTTTCTGGCCGAGGTTGTGAATTTCCTGATTGTCGCGGCGGCCCTGTTCTTCTTCGTCGTTAAGTTTTTGGGGTGGTTGACGCGCAATCGCAGGGAAGAAGAGGCGAGCCCAACTCCTCCGCTCACGAAGGACCAGATGCTCCTTGAACAGATCCGCGACCTGCTCAAGGAGCGGGTTGAGGCTGCGCCCGGGGAACATCCTTGA